Proteins from a single region of Nocardioides anomalus:
- the mgrA gene encoding L-glyceraldehyde 3-phosphate reductase yields the protein MTPPPYRAADDRYEAHDYRRCGRSGLKLPLVSLGLWHNFGDDKPLETQRAILRRAFDRGVTHFDLANNYGPPYGSAEQNFETIFAQDFRPYRDELVISTKAGYDMWPGPYGEWGSRKYLLASLDQSLARMGLDHVDIFYSHRFDPETPLEETMGALATAVQSGRATYAGISSYSAERTREAAGLLREMGVPLLIHQPSYSMLNRWVEDGSPSLLDVLEEEGVGCIAFSPLAQGMLTDRYLDGIPEDSRAAQGKSLDPDLLTDEALAHVRRLNEIARGRGQSLAQLALSWVLRDQRVTSVLIGASSVQQLDDNLAALDHLELSDDELSAIESDAVDSGINLWQRSSDS from the coding sequence ATGACTCCCCCGCCGTACCGCGCCGCCGACGACCGCTACGAGGCCCACGACTACCGCCGCTGCGGCCGGTCCGGGCTCAAGCTGCCCCTCGTCTCGCTGGGGCTTTGGCACAACTTCGGCGACGACAAGCCGCTGGAGACCCAACGCGCGATCCTGCGCCGGGCCTTCGACCGGGGCGTGACGCACTTCGATCTGGCCAACAACTACGGGCCGCCGTACGGCTCGGCGGAGCAGAACTTCGAGACGATCTTCGCCCAGGACTTCCGGCCCTACCGCGACGAGCTGGTCATCTCCACCAAGGCCGGCTACGACATGTGGCCGGGGCCGTACGGCGAGTGGGGGTCGCGCAAGTACCTCCTCGCCTCGCTCGACCAGTCGCTGGCCCGGATGGGGCTGGACCACGTCGACATCTTCTACAGCCACCGCTTCGACCCCGAGACGCCGCTCGAGGAGACCATGGGTGCGCTGGCCACCGCCGTGCAGTCCGGGCGCGCGACGTACGCCGGGATCTCGTCGTACTCCGCCGAGCGGACCCGCGAGGCCGCCGGCCTGCTGCGCGAGATGGGCGTCCCGCTGCTGATCCACCAGCCGTCGTACTCGATGCTGAACCGGTGGGTCGAGGACGGTTCGCCGTCCCTGCTCGACGTGCTCGAGGAGGAGGGCGTCGGCTGCATCGCGTTCTCGCCGCTGGCCCAGGGCATGCTCACCGACCGCTACCTCGACGGCATCCCCGAGGACTCGCGCGCCGCCCAGGGCAAGTCGCTGGACCCCGACCTGCTCACCGACGAGGCGCTCGCCCACGTGCGCCGCTTGAACGAGATCGCCCGCGGCCGTGGCCAGTCGCTGGCCCAGCTCGCGCTGAGCTGGGTGCTGCGCGACCAACGGGTCACCTCGGTGCTCATCGGCGCCTCGAGCGTCCAGCAGCTGGACGACAACCTCGCGGCGCTCGACCACCTCGAGCTCTCCGACGACGAGCTCAGCGCCATCGAGTCCGACGCCGTCGACTCCGGCATCAACCTGTGGCAGCGCTCCAGCGACAGCTGA
- a CDS encoding ATP-binding protein: protein MPSSVELRLLDEVSWRGAALPGGRTHALLAALVTGRGPVSEERLVAEVWGLDDEPANPGKALQVVVSRTRSQTAPEVVVRTEHGYRLGLGPDAVDALALRDAVVEAREAEGRGDPVRARDLARRALAQPEPGTAADGPLAELRTDARRQRRIAAGVLGRALSVLGDHREALTLLTESGADDEASLVAVLRSTAAEHGAPQALDAYERIRADLGDRLGVDPGPALKSVHRELLASDRPVREGLRFEASSLVGREDDIRALRALVREARVVSILGPGGLGKTRLAHLMGREAEQPVVHFVELVGVASPADVVSEVGSALGVRDSLSGRRVLTPEQRQDVRARIAQLLDAAPTLLILDNCEHVVEAVADLVAFLVAACRDLRVVTTTRAPLAIAAERVFPLAQLGEDAAADLFRQRGRAARPGVALPDDVVRRVVRRLDGLPLAIELAAAKLRVMSAEDVDRRLDDRFALLRGGDRSAPDRHQTLLAVIDWSWNLLREDERRALRWLSVFHDGFTLDGAEALLAHDALDVVQTLVDQSLITVVDSGAAVRYRMLETVREFGRMQLVGAGEDQAAHDALMAWARAFAVTQAERMWSPEQVAAVRALEAEENNLADALRDALGDADAGATVDLTAALAGFWTMRGENVRVIAMVRAIDDVLEGYHPPADRIDLTVVAAATTAMNSLMAEISDAPASRALLAEYGEAATHPRARGLAAVLLAQEPGDPAATMARLRAIDVDHGFDREAAAMARLMVGHAMENSSDTEGALAELLEALDLVDESHGPWLTAMVHTLTGSLYAQLGRRAEAAEHALAAIPVLDALHAHDDSIQTRSLVAGQAIAERRFDDAEAVIAEIERFSSDGSQFGGAFATGTVRAELALARGDVAEGLRLYRQALAGLADIKIPGMGVRSGLEPWSLFGEAAATTAYALFGEGDDGRDLYESLRGKAPEVLDEHRPHMDFPVAGLVLHGLGAWGLLRGAADPADAVRLLVLAEQFSYPRYAETMDPARTEPAAEAAVPGLTARLREEYAGRRGPDLLPEARAVVARL, encoded by the coding sequence GTGCCGTCCAGCGTTGAGCTGAGGCTCCTCGACGAGGTCTCCTGGCGGGGCGCGGCTCTGCCAGGTGGTCGCACCCACGCGCTGCTGGCCGCCCTGGTCACCGGTCGCGGTCCAGTCTCCGAGGAGCGGCTGGTCGCCGAGGTCTGGGGGCTCGACGACGAGCCGGCCAACCCCGGCAAGGCGCTGCAGGTCGTGGTCTCCCGCACCCGCTCGCAGACCGCGCCCGAGGTGGTGGTCCGCACCGAGCACGGCTATCGGCTGGGCCTCGGCCCGGACGCCGTCGACGCCCTCGCGCTGCGCGACGCGGTGGTCGAGGCCCGCGAGGCGGAGGGGCGCGGCGACCCGGTCCGCGCCCGCGATCTGGCCCGCCGCGCCCTGGCCCAGCCCGAGCCCGGCACCGCCGCCGACGGACCCCTGGCCGAGCTCCGCACCGACGCCCGCCGACAGCGCCGGATCGCCGCCGGCGTCCTGGGCCGGGCGCTGTCGGTCCTCGGCGACCACCGCGAGGCCCTGACCCTGCTGACCGAGTCGGGCGCCGACGACGAGGCGTCCCTGGTGGCGGTGCTGCGCTCCACCGCCGCCGAGCACGGCGCACCCCAGGCCCTCGACGCCTACGAGCGGATCCGGGCCGACCTCGGCGACCGGCTCGGCGTCGACCCCGGCCCGGCCCTCAAGTCCGTGCACCGCGAGCTGCTCGCCTCCGACCGGCCGGTCCGCGAGGGGCTGCGCTTCGAGGCCAGCTCGCTGGTCGGGCGCGAGGACGACATCCGCGCGCTGCGGGCGCTGGTCCGCGAGGCCCGCGTGGTCTCCATCCTCGGACCGGGCGGGCTCGGCAAGACCCGCCTCGCGCACCTGATGGGCCGGGAGGCCGAGCAGCCGGTCGTCCACTTCGTCGAGCTGGTCGGCGTGGCCTCGCCCGCAGACGTCGTCTCCGAGGTCGGCTCCGCGCTGGGCGTCCGCGACTCGCTGAGCGGGCGCCGCGTGCTCACGCCCGAGCAGCGCCAGGATGTCCGCGCCCGCATCGCCCAGCTCCTGGACGCCGCGCCGACCCTGCTCATCCTCGACAACTGCGAGCACGTGGTCGAGGCCGTGGCCGACCTGGTCGCCTTCCTGGTGGCCGCGTGCCGCGACCTGCGCGTCGTCACGACCACCCGGGCGCCGCTGGCCATCGCGGCCGAGCGCGTCTTCCCGCTCGCCCAGCTGGGCGAGGACGCCGCCGCCGACCTGTTCCGCCAGCGCGGCCGCGCGGCCCGGCCCGGCGTGGCGCTCCCCGACGACGTCGTACGCCGCGTCGTGCGCCGCCTGGACGGTCTCCCGCTGGCCATCGAGCTGGCCGCCGCCAAGCTGCGGGTGATGTCGGCCGAGGACGTCGACCGCCGCCTCGACGACCGCTTCGCCCTGCTGCGCGGCGGCGACCGCAGCGCCCCGGACCGGCACCAGACCCTGCTGGCCGTCATCGACTGGTCCTGGAACCTGCTGCGCGAGGACGAGCGGCGCGCGCTGCGCTGGCTGTCGGTGTTCCACGACGGCTTCACCCTCGACGGCGCCGAGGCGCTGCTCGCCCACGACGCCCTCGACGTGGTGCAGACCCTGGTCGACCAGTCCCTCATCACCGTGGTCGACAGTGGCGCCGCGGTCCGCTACCGGATGCTCGAGACGGTGCGGGAGTTCGGCCGGATGCAGCTGGTCGGCGCCGGCGAGGACCAGGCGGCGCACGACGCCCTCATGGCCTGGGCCCGGGCCTTCGCCGTGACCCAGGCCGAGCGGATGTGGTCGCCGGAACAGGTGGCCGCCGTCCGCGCCCTGGAGGCGGAGGAGAACAACCTCGCCGACGCCCTGCGCGACGCCCTGGGCGACGCCGACGCGGGCGCGACCGTCGACCTCACCGCCGCCCTCGCCGGCTTCTGGACCATGCGCGGGGAGAACGTCCGCGTCATCGCCATGGTCCGCGCCATCGATGACGTCCTGGAGGGCTACCACCCGCCCGCCGACCGCATCGACCTCACCGTCGTGGCGGCCGCCACCACCGCGATGAACAGCCTGATGGCCGAGATCTCCGACGCCCCGGCCTCGCGTGCGCTCCTCGCGGAGTACGGCGAGGCCGCGACCCACCCCCGGGCGCGCGGCCTGGCCGCGGTCCTGCTCGCCCAGGAGCCGGGCGACCCCGCGGCCACCATGGCCCGGCTCCGGGCCATCGACGTGGACCACGGCTTCGACCGCGAGGCCGCGGCGATGGCTCGACTGATGGTCGGCCACGCCATGGAGAACTCCAGCGACACCGAGGGCGCGCTGGCCGAGCTGCTCGAGGCGCTCGACCTGGTCGACGAGTCCCACGGCCCGTGGCTGACCGCGATGGTGCACACGCTCACCGGCAGCCTCTACGCCCAGCTCGGGCGCCGGGCCGAGGCCGCCGAGCACGCACTCGCCGCCATCCCGGTCCTCGACGCGCTGCACGCCCACGACGACTCGATCCAGACCCGCTCGCTGGTCGCGGGACAGGCCATCGCCGAACGCCGGTTCGACGACGCCGAGGCGGTCATCGCCGAGATCGAGCGGTTCAGCAGCGACGGCTCCCAGTTCGGCGGTGCCTTCGCCACCGGCACGGTCCGCGCCGAGCTGGCCCTGGCCCGCGGCGACGTGGCCGAGGGGCTGCGGCTCTACCGCCAGGCCCTGGCCGGCCTGGCCGACATCAAGATCCCCGGCATGGGGGTGCGCAGCGGGCTCGAGCCGTGGTCGCTCTTCGGCGAGGCCGCCGCCACCACGGCGTACGCCCTGTTCGGCGAGGGCGACGACGGCCGCGACCTCTACGAGTCGCTGCGCGGCAAGGCGCCCGAGGTGCTCGACGAGCACCGCCCGCACATGGACTTCCCGGTCGCCGGGCTGGTCCTGCACGGGCTGGGGGCCTGGGGGCTGCTGCGCGGCGCGGCCGACCCGGCCGACGCCGTACGCCTGCTGGTGCTGGCCGAGCAGTTCTCCTACCCGCGCTACGCCGAGACCATGGACCCCGCCCGCACCGAGCCGGCCGCCGAGGCCGCGGTCCCCGGGCTGACGGCCCGGCTGCGCGAGGAGTACGCCGGACGCCGCGGCCCGGACCTCCTGCCGGAGGCCCGGGCCGTGGTGGCGCGGCTGTGA
- a CDS encoding ABC transporter permease has translation MTLLSQQTPVDETVTALTQTGAQDLAVRPSIAETVSQSFAMAWRATKKMRRNPEQFFDVTIQPLLFTAMFAYIFGGAISGSVEDYLPIIIPGILAQTALTACMATGIQLREDMDKGVFDRFKSLPIARIAPLVGPALADLLRYGTAATLTILTGLAMGYRPGGGFTGVFLGWLLTIVAGWSLAWIFTYLGTVARSAQAVQGISMMIMFPLTFLSNAFVPTRTLPGWLEAFVNVNPVSQVVTAVRDLINEGQVTAHVGWALVGCVVVVAVFLPLSVRSYSRKM, from the coding sequence ATGACGCTGCTGTCCCAGCAGACCCCGGTGGACGAGACCGTCACCGCCCTCACCCAGACCGGCGCGCAGGACCTGGCGGTGCGGCCGAGCATCGCCGAGACCGTCAGCCAGAGCTTCGCCATGGCCTGGCGCGCCACCAAGAAGATGCGCCGCAACCCGGAGCAGTTCTTCGACGTCACCATCCAGCCGCTGCTGTTCACCGCGATGTTCGCCTACATCTTCGGCGGCGCGATCTCCGGCAGCGTGGAGGACTACCTGCCGATCATCATCCCGGGCATCCTGGCCCAGACCGCGCTGACCGCGTGCATGGCCACCGGCATCCAGCTGCGCGAGGACATGGACAAGGGGGTCTTCGACCGCTTCAAGTCCCTGCCGATCGCGCGGATCGCGCCGCTGGTCGGGCCGGCGCTGGCCGACCTGCTGCGCTACGGCACCGCCGCCACGCTGACCATCCTGACCGGGCTGGCCATGGGCTACCGGCCCGGCGGCGGCTTCACCGGCGTCTTCCTCGGGTGGCTGCTCACCATCGTCGCGGGCTGGTCGCTGGCCTGGATCTTCACCTACCTCGGCACGGTGGCGCGCTCCGCGCAGGCCGTGCAGGGCATCTCGATGATGATCATGTTCCCGCTGACCTTCCTGTCCAACGCCTTCGTGCCCACCCGCACGCTGCCGGGCTGGCTCGAGGCGTTCGTCAACGTCAACCCGGTCAGCCAGGTCGTCACCGCGGTCCGCGACCTCATCAACGAGGGCCAGGTCACCGCGCACGTCGGCTGGGCGCTGGTCGGCTGCGTGGTCGTGGTCGCGGTGTTCCTGCCGCTCTCGGTGCGCAGCTACAGCCGCAAGATGTGA
- a CDS encoding DUF4153 domain-containing protein, producing the protein MTSPLQPVTSIKVKLGLLVTASVLVAALVGVLAAGAGVPALLAVPVTVALALGVTQLLAVGMTSPLREMTGATRRMMRGDYAVRVRAETSDEVGELARAFNQMAAELAAVDREQRDLVATVSHELRTPLAALTATLENLADGVRPADAEHLGQAVDQAQRVGALLGDLLDLSRVDAGVSPLRLGPVPLGPLLDEVVADLVPTGRRVAFDVEAGDLVVTADRARLRQLLANALENAVRHGPEGGRVTVRAAVDAGRWTLDVADEGPGVAPGDRERAFERFGTLTGPDQPTGGTGLGLAIARWVAGLHGGTVRFGDPPPGTRGAVLRLDLPLDPVRPQEAPVSAPAAPPTTPPPPVIDPLFGRFWPDTPGTHRGVLLASVATGLLAGLVLVDHTAGLALFLVAAAAGLTVAYAAAPRRDAFTPTCLGLAALCTLPVVLLDADWIGALCLLAGASATVAGVTRVRRFHEFLLAGLSWPLAGLRDLPWLGRTVRTLTGHGSAPRVLVTAFWSALAVLVFGLLFVSADAVVASWVDAVLPDLTLDSVVLRVFVAVAVAGPTLAAAYLALNPPNVQVLASGRTRQVAHRFEWLVPVLLVDAVFLLFVAAQLSVLFGGHDYVQRTTGLTYADYVHQGFGQLTVATLLTLLVVWAASHWAGDGPADRVWLRGSLGLLCALTLVVVGSALYRMHLYQEAYGFTRLRLFVDVFEGWLGLVVLAVALAGVVRWGVWVPRFALVTGVAGLLGIAALNPDAWIAEHSLDRYAATGRVDWTYLQGLSADAVPVFEGRAELEVACGLPRSWTAGGDDWLDWNLGRHRARAADLPDPSGFDGTLCPAAR; encoded by the coding sequence GTGACCTCGCCGCTGCAGCCGGTCACCTCGATCAAGGTCAAGCTCGGGCTGTTGGTGACCGCCTCCGTGCTGGTGGCCGCGCTGGTCGGCGTGCTGGCGGCCGGGGCCGGCGTACCGGCCCTGCTGGCCGTCCCGGTCACCGTGGCCCTGGCCCTCGGCGTGACCCAGCTGCTGGCCGTCGGCATGACCTCGCCTCTGCGCGAGATGACCGGGGCGACGCGCCGGATGATGCGCGGGGACTACGCCGTGCGGGTGCGCGCCGAGACCTCCGACGAGGTCGGCGAGCTGGCCCGGGCCTTCAACCAGATGGCGGCCGAGCTGGCCGCCGTCGACCGTGAGCAGCGCGACCTGGTGGCCACCGTCTCCCACGAGCTGCGCACCCCGCTGGCCGCGCTCACGGCCACGCTCGAGAACCTGGCCGACGGCGTGCGCCCCGCCGACGCCGAGCACCTCGGCCAGGCGGTGGACCAGGCCCAGCGGGTCGGCGCGCTCCTCGGCGACCTGCTGGACCTCTCCCGGGTCGACGCCGGTGTCAGCCCGCTTCGCCTCGGCCCGGTGCCGCTCGGGCCGCTGCTCGACGAGGTGGTCGCGGACCTGGTGCCGACCGGTCGCCGGGTCGCCTTCGACGTCGAGGCCGGTGACCTGGTCGTCACCGCCGACCGTGCCCGGCTGCGCCAGCTGCTCGCCAACGCGCTGGAGAACGCCGTGCGCCACGGCCCCGAGGGCGGACGGGTCACCGTGCGCGCGGCCGTCGACGCCGGGCGCTGGACCCTCGACGTCGCCGACGAGGGGCCGGGCGTCGCGCCGGGCGACCGGGAGCGCGCGTTCGAGCGGTTCGGCACCCTCACCGGGCCCGACCAGCCGACCGGCGGCACCGGCCTCGGCCTGGCCATCGCCCGGTGGGTCGCCGGGCTCCACGGCGGGACCGTCCGCTTCGGCGACCCGCCGCCCGGCACCCGCGGTGCCGTCCTCCGTCTCGACCTGCCCCTCGACCCCGTCCGACCCCAGGAGGCTCCCGTGTCGGCACCTGCCGCCCCACCCACCACGCCACCGCCGCCGGTCATCGACCCGCTCTTCGGCCGGTTCTGGCCGGACACGCCGGGCACCCACCGCGGCGTGCTGCTGGCCTCGGTGGCCACCGGGCTGCTGGCCGGGCTGGTGCTGGTCGACCACACCGCCGGGCTCGCGCTGTTCCTGGTCGCGGCCGCCGCCGGCCTCACCGTGGCGTACGCCGCCGCACCGCGCCGCGACGCGTTCACCCCGACCTGCCTGGGCCTCGCCGCCCTGTGCACGCTGCCGGTCGTGCTGCTCGACGCCGACTGGATCGGCGCCCTGTGCCTGCTGGCCGGGGCCAGCGCCACGGTCGCAGGCGTGACCAGGGTGCGCCGGTTCCACGAGTTCCTGCTGGCGGGGCTGTCCTGGCCGCTGGCCGGGCTGCGCGACCTGCCCTGGCTGGGCCGGACCGTGCGCACCCTGACCGGGCACGGCAGTGCGCCGCGGGTGCTGGTCACCGCGTTCTGGTCGGCGCTGGCCGTGCTCGTCTTCGGCCTGCTCTTCGTCTCCGCCGACGCCGTCGTGGCCAGCTGGGTCGACGCGGTGCTGCCCGACCTGACCCTCGACAGCGTGGTGCTGCGGGTCTTCGTGGCCGTCGCCGTGGCCGGCCCGACCCTCGCCGCGGCGTACCTCGCGCTGAACCCGCCGAACGTCCAGGTCCTGGCCAGCGGCCGCACCCGCCAGGTCGCGCACCGCTTCGAGTGGCTGGTGCCCGTCCTGCTGGTCGACGCGGTCTTCCTGCTCTTCGTGGCCGCCCAGCTCAGCGTGCTGTTCGGGGGGCACGACTACGTGCAGCGGACCACCGGGCTGACCTACGCCGACTACGTCCACCAGGGCTTCGGCCAGCTCACCGTGGCCACCCTGCTCACCCTGCTCGTCGTCTGGGCCGCATCCCACTGGGCCGGCGACGGCCCGGCCGACCGGGTCTGGCTGCGCGGCTCGCTGGGGTTGCTGTGCGCGCTCACCCTGGTCGTCGTGGGCTCGGCGCTCTACCGGATGCACCTCTACCAGGAGGCCTACGGCTTCACCCGGCTGCGGCTGTTCGTCGACGTCTTCGAGGGCTGGCTGGGCCTGGTCGTGCTGGCCGTGGCCCTCGCGGGCGTGGTCCGCTGGGGCGTCTGGGTGCCGCGCTTCGCCCTGGTGACCGGCGTGGCCGGACTGCTCGGCATCGCCGCGCTCAACCCCGACGCCTGGATCGCCGAGCACAGCCTCGACCGGTACGCCGCCACCGGACGCGTCGACTGGACCTACCTCCAGGGCCTGTCGGCCGACGCGGTGCCCGTCTTCGAGGGCCGCGCTGAGCTCGAGGTGGCTTGCGGGCTGCCGCGCAGCTGGACCGCCGGGGGCGACGACTGGCTGGACTGGAACCTCGGCCGGCACCGGGCCAGAGCCGCCGACCTGCCCGACCCGAGCGGGTTCGACGGCACCCTCTGTCCCGCAGCGCGGTGA
- a CDS encoding response regulator transcription factor — MALREVPRVLVVEDEPVINDAVADRLRAEGFAVDQAFDGPGAVALCEQVRPDAVVLDVMLPGYDGHEVCRRIQASRPVPVLMLTARDDEADVLVGLAVGADDYLTKPFRMREVVARVRALLRRVDRAAELAAAPSARLVAGDLVVDTGSRRVTVGGSEVHLTPTEFDLLARLAGSPGEVLTREHLLAEVWDWPDASGTRTVDSHVRALRAKVGPERIRTVHGVGYALESGEVAP, encoded by the coding sequence ATGGCGCTGCGCGAGGTCCCACGGGTGCTGGTCGTCGAGGACGAGCCGGTCATCAACGACGCCGTCGCGGACCGGCTGCGGGCCGAGGGGTTCGCCGTCGACCAGGCCTTCGACGGACCCGGCGCGGTCGCCCTCTGCGAGCAGGTCCGGCCCGACGCGGTGGTCCTGGACGTCATGCTCCCCGGGTACGACGGCCACGAGGTCTGCCGGCGGATCCAGGCATCCCGGCCGGTGCCGGTGCTCATGCTCACCGCCCGCGACGACGAGGCCGACGTGCTGGTCGGGCTGGCGGTCGGCGCGGACGACTACCTCACCAAGCCGTTCCGGATGCGCGAGGTAGTGGCCCGGGTCCGGGCCCTGCTGCGCCGCGTGGACCGGGCCGCCGAGCTGGCCGCCGCGCCGTCGGCCCGGCTCGTCGCGGGCGACCTGGTCGTGGACACCGGCAGCCGCCGGGTCACCGTCGGCGGGTCGGAGGTGCACCTGACCCCGACCGAGTTCGACCTGCTGGCCCGCCTGGCCGGCTCGCCCGGCGAGGTGCTGACCCGCGAGCACCTGCTCGCCGAGGTCTGGGACTGGCCGGACGCCTCCGGCACCCGCACCGTGGACAGCCACGTCCGGGCCCTGCGGGCCAAGGTCGGCCCCGAGCGGATCCGCACCGTGCACGGCGTCGGCTACGCCCTGGAGTCCGGGGAGGTCGCACCGTGA
- a CDS encoding ATP-binding cassette domain-containing protein, which yields MDNDSSTTSELAVSAHGLVKTFGDLRAVDGVDLEVRRGEVFGVLGPNGAGKTTMLQMLATLLPMDGGHAEIFGVDVQRHPHVVRQLVGVTGQYASVDENLTARENLFLFGRLLGLDKKKARSTGEDLLGRFGLEEAGDKQISQFSGGMRRRLDLAASLIHRPPLIFLDEPTTGLDPRTRGQMWDTIRELVAGGCTVLLTTQYLDEADQLADRIAVIDRGQKVAEGTSDQLKSQVGSSTLQLRLLDPAQTAQAVAVVRRVVGDEPVLTPEAGGINVPLPDANRAADVLIGLREQELLITSATVQKPTLDEVFMALTGHGTEDEDPDLSQMEAAR from the coding sequence ATGGACAACGACTCCTCCACCACGAGCGAGCTGGCGGTCTCCGCCCACGGCCTCGTGAAGACCTTCGGCGACCTGCGGGCCGTCGACGGTGTCGACCTCGAGGTGCGCCGCGGCGAGGTCTTCGGCGTGCTCGGCCCCAACGGGGCCGGCAAGACGACCATGCTCCAGATGCTCGCGACGCTGCTGCCGATGGACGGCGGGCACGCGGAGATCTTCGGCGTGGACGTCCAGCGGCACCCGCACGTGGTGCGGCAGCTCGTGGGCGTGACGGGGCAGTACGCCTCGGTCGACGAGAACCTCACCGCCCGCGAGAACCTCTTCCTCTTCGGGCGGTTGCTGGGCCTGGACAAGAAGAAGGCCCGGTCGACCGGCGAGGACCTGCTCGGCCGGTTCGGTCTCGAGGAGGCCGGGGACAAGCAGATCTCGCAGTTCTCCGGCGGGATGCGGCGCCGGCTCGACCTCGCGGCCAGCCTGATCCACCGGCCGCCGCTGATCTTCCTCGACGAGCCGACCACGGGCCTGGACCCGCGCACCCGCGGCCAGATGTGGGACACCATCCGCGAGCTGGTGGCCGGCGGCTGCACGGTGCTGCTGACCACGCAGTACCTCGACGAGGCCGACCAGCTCGCCGACCGGATCGCGGTCATCGACCGCGGTCAGAAGGTCGCCGAGGGCACCTCGGACCAGCTCAAGTCGCAGGTCGGGTCCTCGACGCTGCAGCTGCGGCTGCTCGACCCGGCGCAGACCGCCCAGGCCGTCGCCGTCGTACGCCGCGTGGTGGGCGACGAGCCGGTCCTCACCCCGGAGGCGGGCGGGATCAACGTGCCGCTGCCCGACGCCAACCGCGCCGCCGACGTGCTCATCGGCCTGCGCGAGCAGGAGCTGCTGATCACCTCGGCGACCGTGCAGAAGCCCACCCTCGACGAGGTGTTCATGGCCCTGACCGGCCACGGCACCGAGGACGAGGACCCCGACCTGAGCCAGATGGAGGCCGCGCGATGA
- the pheS gene encoding phenylalanine--tRNA ligase subunit alpha produces MSGPNTDFDPVEVAALSPEEVEAARDAALAAIAAAADLEALKQVRTAHTGDRSPLALANREIGALPPQARKEAGQRVGQARGAVQQALAARQAELEVEHEARMLVEETVDVTLPYDRVPEGARHPVTTGSELIADIFVAMGWEVAEGPVLEAEWLNFDALNLGPDHPARTMQDTFWTDPAEDHLVLRTHTSPVQARTMLSRTPPIYVVCPGRVFRTDEYDATHSPVFHQVEGLAVDRGISMAHLKGTLDHFASQMFGDGISTRFRPSYFPFTEPSAEVDLICFVCRGSGVLDGQECRTCRGEGWIEWGGCGIVNPRVLRACGIDPDVYSGFAFGMGIDRTLMFRHGIEDLRALFEGDVRFTSAFGAEL; encoded by the coding sequence GTGTCCGGACCCAACACCGACTTCGACCCCGTGGAGGTGGCCGCGCTGAGCCCCGAGGAGGTCGAGGCCGCGCGCGACGCGGCACTGGCCGCGATCGCCGCCGCCGCCGACCTCGAGGCGCTCAAGCAGGTCCGGACCGCCCACACCGGCGACCGCTCGCCGCTGGCCCTGGCCAACCGCGAGATCGGCGCGCTGCCGCCCCAGGCCCGCAAGGAGGCCGGCCAGCGCGTCGGCCAGGCCCGCGGTGCCGTGCAGCAGGCGCTGGCCGCCCGGCAGGCCGAGCTCGAGGTCGAGCACGAGGCGCGGATGCTGGTCGAGGAGACCGTCGACGTCACGCTGCCCTACGACCGCGTGCCCGAGGGCGCCCGCCACCCCGTGACCACCGGCTCGGAGCTGATCGCCGACATCTTCGTGGCCATGGGCTGGGAGGTCGCCGAGGGTCCGGTCCTCGAGGCCGAGTGGCTCAACTTCGACGCCCTCAACCTGGGCCCGGACCACCCGGCGCGCACCATGCAGGACACCTTCTGGACCGACCCGGCCGAGGACCACCTGGTGCTGCGCACCCACACCTCGCCGGTCCAGGCGCGGACCATGCTGTCGCGCACGCCGCCGATCTACGTCGTCTGCCCCGGTCGCGTGTTCCGCACCGACGAGTACGACGCCACCCACAGCCCGGTCTTCCACCAGGTCGAGGGCTTGGCCGTCGACCGCGGCATCAGCATGGCCCACCTCAAGGGCACCCTCGACCACTTCGCCAGCCAGATGTTCGGCGACGGGATCAGCACGCGCTTCCGGCCGTCGTACTTCCCGTTCACCGAGCCCAGCGCCGAGGTCGACCTGATCTGCTTCGTCTGCCGCGGCTCCGGCGTGCTCGACGGCCAGGAGTGCCGCACCTGCCGCGGCGAGGGCTGGATCGAGTGGGGCGGCTGCGGCATCGTCAACCCGCGCGTGCTCCGCGCCTGCGGGATCGACCCCGACGTCTACTCCGGCTTCGCCTTCGGCATGGGCATCGACCGGACCCTGATGTTCCGCCACGGCATCGAGGACCTGCGCGCGCTGTTCGAGGGCGACGTCCGGTTCACGAGCGCGTTCGGGGCCGAGCTGTGA